In the genome of Dermacentor variabilis isolate Ectoservices chromosome 5, ASM5094787v1, whole genome shotgun sequence, one region contains:
- the LOC142581946 gene encoding uncharacterized protein LOC142581946, with amino-acid sequence MSRLERYLALSALILANSANRCLAEDTTDNQDLFVVNSDSALGQFSASEKENTGAAAYGGTGGVLAEEDDEPSSYDRRLLLQALSGKRGFGERKRRGFGEKKKRGFGEKKRGFGEKRLRTTAAAHRSLLAVPSARTPSGARVLLFENPYEGSLP; translated from the exons ATGAGCCGCCTGGAGCGGTACTTGGCGCTGTCGGCGCTGATTCTAGCCAACAGCGCCAACCGCTGCCTCGCCGAGGACACCACCGACAACCAGGAcctgttcgtcgtgaactcagaCTCAGCCCTAGGACAGTTCTCCGCCAGCGAGAAG GAGAACACTGGTGCAGCTGCTTACGGAGGCACCGGAGGGGTGCTCGCAGAGGAAGATGACGAGCCGTCGTCGTACGACCGGCGTCTCTTGCTCCAGGCGTTGAGCGGCAAGCGGGGATTTGGCGAGCGAAAGCGGCGCGGTTTCGGCGAGAAGAAAAAGCGCGGCTTCGGTGAGAAGAAACGAGGTTTCGGCGAGAAGCGGCTTCGGACGACAGCCGCGGCCCACCGGAGCCTACTCGCCGTGCCCTCGGCCAGGACCCCGTCTGGGGCCCGGGTTCTGCTCTTCGAGAACCCTTACGAAGGCTCGTTGCCCTGA